The Deltaproteobacteria bacterium genome includes a region encoding these proteins:
- a CDS encoding HDOD domain-containing protein produces the protein MSETVRSVLLSKIESGSLALPSMPGVALKVIRTLEDRDGALAAVVPIVETCPITTAEVIRQANAAANGRRVASVEQAVTRLGQLRLMRIAVEISVREFALSKKSAISGDFRAIWDHSVATAIAARDLAKLANYAEPELAYLGGLLHDIGKIVCGDILLYVEATTDRLPANWADWWLEVVGSVHRPVGIAVAKAWELPPEVVAGVEDIADYDPAEPASAPNLVRLANALAKKAGLYAGPVDATELDALILVGTQLLGVDAAAVDALAGELPARVAAATGE, from the coding sequence GTGAGCGAGACCGTGCGCTCGGTCCTGCTGTCCAAGATCGAGTCCGGATCGCTCGCGCTGCCGTCGATGCCCGGCGTCGCGCTCAAGGTGATTCGCACCCTGGAAGATCGGGACGGCGCGCTCGCCGCCGTCGTGCCGATCGTCGAGACGTGTCCCATCACGACCGCCGAGGTGATTCGCCAGGCGAACGCCGCCGCCAACGGCCGGCGGGTCGCGTCCGTCGAGCAGGCAGTGACACGCCTCGGTCAGCTGCGCCTGATGCGGATCGCGGTCGAGATCAGCGTGCGCGAGTTCGCGCTGTCGAAGAAGTCGGCCATTTCGGGAGACTTCCGCGCGATCTGGGACCACTCGGTCGCCACCGCGATCGCGGCGCGCGACCTCGCCAAGCTGGCGAACTACGCCGAGCCGGAGCTGGCCTACCTCGGCGGCCTGCTGCACGACATCGGCAAGATCGTGTGCGGCGACATCCTGCTGTACGTCGAGGCGACCACGGACCGCCTGCCGGCGAACTGGGCCGACTGGTGGCTCGAGGTGGTGGGCAGCGTGCACCGGCCGGTCGGGATCGCGGTGGCCAAGGCCTGGGAGCTGCCGCCGGAGGTGGTCGCCGGCGTCGAGGACATCGCCGACTACGACCCGGCGGAACCGGCGAGCGCGCCGAACCTGGTGCGCCTGGCCAACGCGCTCGCCAAGAAGGCCGGCCTGTACGCCGGACCGGTCGACGCGACCGAGCTGGACGCGCTGATCCTGGTCGGCACGCAGCTCCTCGGCGTCGACGCGGCCGCGGTCGACGCGCTCGCCGGCGAACTGCCGGCGCGGGTGGCCGCCGCGACCGGGGAGTGA
- a CDS encoding response regulator, with protein sequence MQKTVLVIDDSATVRTQLRQVLSGGGYRVLEAEDGARGIEQAEAHEVDMMIVDVNMPVMDGITMVSRLRQSPKHAATPIFMLTTEASRDVVARGKAAGANAWIVKPFKPDLLLKGVRKVLS encoded by the coding sequence ATGCAGAAGACGGTGCTCGTAATCGACGACTCGGCGACGGTGCGCACCCAACTGCGCCAGGTGTTGTCAGGCGGCGGCTATCGGGTACTCGAGGCCGAAGACGGCGCCCGCGGGATCGAGCAGGCCGAGGCTCACGAGGTCGACATGATGATCGTCGACGTGAACATGCCGGTGATGGACGGCATCACGATGGTGAGCCGGCTGCGGCAGTCGCCGAAGCACGCGGCGACGCCGATCTTCATGTTGACCACCGAGGCGTCGCGCGACGTGGTGGCCCGGGGCAAGGCCGCGGGCGCCAACGCGTGGATCGTCAAGCCGTTCAAACCCGACCTGCTGCTCAAGGGGGTCCGCAAGGTCTTGAGTTGA